A genomic region of Papaver somniferum cultivar HN1 chromosome 7, ASM357369v1, whole genome shotgun sequence contains the following coding sequences:
- the LOC113293169 gene encoding uncharacterized protein LOC113293169, which yields MATKQINKYLLPLSSSINIRTNPALSFATQPKKEKESLYGFSISTSVMASKKIHLFRQSAVKAGTSGRYYINPSEKLMSRTSEWGVVEREDGIELIFNESVFGDIPFFGKIYNNQAIGDAENKDDD from the exons ATGGCTACTAAACAAATCAACAAATATCTTTTGCCCCTGTCTTCCTCTATAAATATCAGAACTAACCCTGCTCTTTCATTTGCAACCcagccaaaaaaagaaaaagaaagtctctaCGGTTTTTCAATCTCCACCAGTGTAATGGCGTCCAAGAAAATCCACCTCTTCAGGCAATCAG CCGTGAAAGCTGGAACCTCTGGCAGATATTACATCAACCCATCTGAGAAACTGATGAGTAGAACATCCGAATGGGGAGTTGTAGAACGTGAAGATGGTATTGAGTTGATTTTCAATGAGTCTGTTTTTGGGGATATTCCATTTTTTGGCAAAATATACAACAACCAGGCTATCGGCGATGCTGAAAACAAGGATGATGACTAA
- the LOC113294512 gene encoding small heat shock protein, chloroplastic-like, giving the protein MMKNKKGSHISDAHALRPSFTTDLLSSDVFDSGMEEMKLYDKKEKDVMMKRWSVKELKEGIELKINLPGFGKDDVKVTVEGTSLVITTLLGKEKLGDVVPDVVNGDSYYVYDSDDEDDMNTFISFDLDLDFLNLQELKAEMKNGLLKVCIPKVKVKEKNVILVKVD; this is encoded by the exons ATGATGAAAAACAAAAAAGGGTCTCACATCTCTGATGCTCATGCTCTTCGTCCTAGTTTCACTACTGATCTTCTCAGTTCAG ATGTCTTTGATTCTGGTATGGAGGAGATGAAGCTGtatgacaaaaaagaaaaagatgtgaTGATGAAGAGATGGAGTGTTAAGGAGCTGAAAGAAGGTATTGAGTTGAAGATCAACTTGCCTGGGTTTGGAAAGGATGATGTCAAAGTCACTGTAGAGGGTACCTCTCTTGTTATCACTACTCTTCTGGGTAAAGAAAAGCTTGGCGACGTTGTTCCAGATGTTGTTAATGGTGATTCTTATTATGTGtatgacagtgatgatgaagatgatatgaacacttttatcagTTTCGATCTGGATCTTGATTTCCTTAACTTACAGGAACTGAAAGCTGAGATGAAAAATGGACTTCTTAAGGTCTGTATTCCTAAGGTAAAGGTTAAGGAGAAGAATGTCATCCTTGTGAAGGTTGATTAG